The nucleotide sequence CCTCTTTTAACCCATTGATGATATACGGAGGTGTAGGATTAGGAAAAACACACCTGATCCAAGCCATCGGAAATGAAATCAAAAATGGCCCTGAAGAAAAATTTGTACTATATGTCTCCTCTGAAAAGTTTGTAAACCAATTCATGGATTCCATTAAAGACGGGAACATGAAAAGCTTCACCAACTTTTATATGCAAGTGGATGTGCTTATAATTGATGACATCCAGTTTTTGGCCGGTAAGGACAGGACCCAGGAAATGTTTTTCCATATTTTCAACCACCTGCACCAAAACAAGAAGCAGATCATCATGACCTCTGACTGTCCTCCCAAGGACCTAAAAGGCTTGGAAGAAAGGTTACTTTCAAGATTTAAGTGGGGACTGACAGCTGACTTGCACATGCCTGACTTTGAGACCAGGGTGGCCATCATCAAAAGGAAAATGCAAACCGAGGGTATATATATTCCTGATGATGTAATTGAATACTTGGCCTATACAGTCGACACCAATATTCGTGAACTTGAAGGAGTATTGATTTCATTGATCGCCCATGCTTCCCTCAATCGGGTAGAAATAGATCTTGGTTTGGCCAAGACTATCATGAAGAATATTGTCAAAGACATTGAAACAGAAGTAGGTATAGACTTTATCCAAAAAACTGTTTCTGATTATTATGGAATAAAACTGGATGACTTAAAGGCCAAAACCAGAAAAAAGGAGATTGTAGTAGCAAGGCAAGTAGCCATGTATTTCTCCAAAGAATTTACCAATCATTCATTAAAATCCATTGGCTACCACTTCGGAGGCAGAGATCACAGTACCGTTATTCACGCTGTACAAACGGTCAACGACCTCATTGAGACAGACACTGCATTTAAGAATGCTATCAATGAACAAAGGAAAAAATTCAAGATGAGATCATATTAAAAAGGAGGTTTAACCTCCTTTTTCATTGTTTAACCACCCCTTCTAAAGCCGACAAAGGGAACTTTAATGCAGTTTGCCCCATAGAATAAGGTGTGATTTCATAGGTATTGTAAAGCAGAACAAATTCCTCACCTTCATATCCCATTGCAGCTGGAAGGAAAAATGCTCCATCATCCAAGAAAAATCTTCCATCATCCTTTAAACTTACCCCTTCTTTTACTTCATGATGCTTTCTAAATGCCTGTTCAGCCATTTCCCTTAGTTTTGCTTCATCTAAAATTAGATCTTCATTTTTAAGTAAAGACCGCTGCTCCAAATCATAATTTAGGTACTGACTCACATAATTGGGATGAGCGCCTCCTGTGTACGCACTGTTTAAAAACTCAATAGACACCAAACCTTCCTTCATAAACCCCACTTTGGCCTCAGTTTCGGAATACCATGACTGACTGGAAGTCGGAAACTCTTGTTTGAAAGCATCAAACTCAACTAAAAAGCCATCTGCCAGCTCATCCAATGAGGGTAGATTATTTGCTTTTTCACCCCA is from Echinicola marina and encodes:
- the dnaA gene encoding chromosomal replication initiator protein DnaA — protein: MSSEAKAVWDECLRVIEDHVNDQSFSTWFKPINPVRLDSSILTIQVPSQFFYEWLEDNYVQVLKLAIKNVLGPNGKLEYAVVVDRGNSQNQPYVVSYPQGNISPNKKKAAEKLEQEQSKSPFDMKSLDSNALLQSNLNPNYSFNSYIEGDCNRLARSAGYAVATKPGVTSFNPLMIYGGVGLGKTHLIQAIGNEIKNGPEEKFVLYVSSEKFVNQFMDSIKDGNMKSFTNFYMQVDVLIIDDIQFLAGKDRTQEMFFHIFNHLHQNKKQIIMTSDCPPKDLKGLEERLLSRFKWGLTADLHMPDFETRVAIIKRKMQTEGIYIPDDVIEYLAYTVDTNIRELEGVLISLIAHASLNRVEIDLGLAKTIMKNIVKDIETEVGIDFIQKTVSDYYGIKLDDLKAKTRKKEIVVARQVAMYFSKEFTNHSLKSIGYHFGGRDHSTVIHAVQTVNDLIETDTAFKNAINEQRKKFKMRSY
- a CDS encoding DUF3298 and DUF4163 domain-containing protein, with product MRLKTIHRSCLMIGLLLGGCNASKQEAEEEPLTYKIETFEKSNCSDGEESCAEVKMSYPTFSGGEDTTNVLLNIHVLEQLKMYLQWGEKANNLPSLDELADGFLVEFDAFKQEFPTSSQSWYSETEAKVGFMKEGLVSIEFLNSAYTGGAHPNYVSQYLNYDLEQRSLLKNEDLILDEAKLREMAEQAFRKHHEVKEGVSLKDDGRFFLDDGAFFLPAAMGYEGEEFVLLYNTYEITPYSMGQTALKFPLSALEGVVKQ